In uncultured Bacteroides sp., the sequence TGATAAGCATAGGTGCTGCAGCTTCAAAAGCCACACGACCTTTGATACCAATAATAGTATCACCAATGTGCATATCACGGCCGATAGCATATTTAGAGCCAATTGCTTCAACCTTATTGATTGCTTCCACTTTGTTTTCAAACACTTCACCGTTAACAGCGTGCAACTGGCCTTCTACGAATTCAAGTTTTAAAGTCTCTGTTCCTTGAGCAGTAACCTGTGAAGGATAAGCTTCTTCAGGAAGAGTTTGTTCAGAGTGGAGAGTCTCTTTTCCACCTATTGAAGTTCCCCAAAGACCCTTATTGATAGAATATTCAAGTTTCTTAAAGTCGGCTTCAATACCATGTTTTCTAAGATATTCAATCTCATACTCACGAGTAAGAGACATGTCACGAGTTGGAGTTATAATTTTGATCTCCGGAGCAAGGACGTCGAATGTAAGGTCGAAACGAATCTGGTCGTTACCAGCACCTGTACTTCCATGAGCAACAGCATCAGCTTTAATTTCCTTTGCATAGTTGATAATAGCAATAGCCTGGAAAATACGTTCAGAGCTTACAGAGATAGGATAAGTACCGTTACGTAACACATTGCCAAACACCATGTATTTGATACTCTTTTCATAATACTCCTGAGTCACATCAAGAGTAACATGCTTAACTGCACCCAGTTTATATGCTTTTTCTTCGATTACTTTCAGTTCTTCAGGGCTGAATCCGCCAGTGTTGGCTACAGCTGTATAAACTTCATATCCTTTTTCTTCTGACAAATACTTTGCGCAGAATGAGGTATCCAAACCACCACTAAACGCTAAAACTACTTTCTCTTTCATATCTATCTTATTTTTTTATAACCTTATTTGTTTTCTGAACTTTCTTTGTCCTCTTTCTTATTAAAAGGATCTTCCGGATGCTTGCTAGGATCATATAGCATTCCTGTACAAAGACATTTTGTACCGCCGGTTCTCTGAAGAATATCGTAGTTAACGCAACTTTGACATCCTTTCCAGAAAGCCTCATCTGTAGTAAGTTCAGAGAATGTAACAGGTACATATCCTAATTCTGAATTAATCTTCATCACTGCAAGTCCGGTAGTTAAACCAAAAATCTTTGCTTCTGGAAAACGTTCACGTGAAAGTTCAAAGGCACGGCGTTTAATCTTCTTTGCCAAACCGTGACCACGGAATTTATCAACAACAATAAGTCCTGAATTGGCAACAAATTTCTTATTACTCCAGGTCTCTATATAGCAAAATCCAGCAAAATCACCTTCACAAAGCGCAATAATTGCTTTGCCCTCAACCATTTTTTGTTTTATGTATTCAGGAGAACGCTTTGCAATACCCGTTCCACGAATCTTTGCCGCGACCTCTATTGTAGTTAAAATAATGTCAACGTATGGAATATGACTCTCGTTGGCAACAAGAATTTCAATATTACTTTCCATTTCTTATCTTCTTTTCTTTTTAAATATTGGATGTTATATGTGAATTAAATATTCGGAATAATGTGAGACAATGATTGCTTAATTTCATTTCTGGAATAACCATCTCTGAAAACCAACAAAATAGTGTCATCTCCTGCAATAGTACCAATGATATCCTTATATTCGCGGTTGTCAATATCATAGGCAAGACTGCTGGCATATCCGGGACGGGTCTTAATAACAGCCATATTTCCTGAAAAGTCAATCGATTTAAAGCCGTTTTGCAACAACATCTCGCCAACACTAGGTATATCAACAGTTCTTTTATACATGGTGTCGTTTGGCAAGACATATACATAGTTACCATTTGTTGTTGCAGCTTTAGCAACCTTCATCTGCTTCAAGTCTCTGGACAATGTGGCTTGCGTAAGCTCATAGCCTTCCTTAGCCAACTCTCTAAGCAGCTCTTCCTGACTACCAATCTCCTTGCTGGAGATGATCATCTTAATTGAATCTAATCGTTTACTTTTGTTCGTCATCATGTATAATTATTCTAAATTGTTCGCAAAAGTATGCATAATTTTGGATAAACAATGCATAAAAGAAGAACTTTTTGAGTTTTATGCATAAAAAAGCTCATTTTATGCATTTTCAATCTATAAATATAGAATATTACCCTATAAAACTCATTATTCAACTTCTAGCGTCTGTGAATATTCACAGAACGAATTAAAAAACATAAAGAAAGATCAGGCAAAACCAGAGGAAACGTTTTTCGTTTGATGTACATCTAAGTATGTATTTGATATACATCAAAACCACTCTTTGATGTATATCAAAAAGGAAAAAGAAAAGCAGAACTTCCAAGTATCTGCATGTAGTTTTTTTATAGCAAAAAGTCTGTTCAATGTTTCCTCTCATTCAGCAACCAGAAAGCCAATAACCCAAAGAAGATTGCAACTCCGGCACTCAACCAGACGGGTACCGTAAATCCATTGACAACAATGGTTACAGCGAATGTAAAACGAATAAGCTGAATAAAGGCCAATATTAAAAGAAAAATGCCTATAACAAGAGATGCCGGTTTTTTCATAAGTAATCCTCCCAATTAATAAGAGTCAATTTAATCACATTCAATCCTTAAAACAAAGTTCTAACTAAATAACAATCAAACTGTTTATAAGTTCTGAGCAGAACAGTGAAGCAACTTTGAGAGCTTACTTTTTATTTCGTGGAGTATAAACAGTGTGAAGTAATTCGTGAGATTTATGTCCAAGCGGAGCACCAAGAAAATCACGGTATAACGTTTTAATATCTTCATTTTCATGCGATTTACGTAATGCTTTCCCTTCATCTTCTCTGTAGATTGCTTCAAGTCTCCGCATCCTGATTGCATCATTGACTGGTCGTGGTTGCCCGCCACCACTGATACAGCCTCCGGGACAACCCATTACTTCAATAAAATGGTAGGAACTTGTTCCCTTTTTTATATCTTCCATCAACTCAGCAGCTCCTATTAATCCGCTCGTAACCGCCACTTTCAGGGTAACTCCCTCGAGAAATCTGAATTCGGGCAAAGTTTTTTCAATCTTCAACTCCGCAGTTTTAATCCGCTTAAGACCAATAAGAGGTTTTAAGTGGAGCTTCTCCGTGGGAAGTTCACGTCCTGTAACCAGTTCATACACCGTACGAAGTGCTGCTTCCATCACACCACCCGTTGTTCCAAAAATATCAGCAGCACCAGAAGAGAGTCCCAAAGGACTGTCAAACTTTCCATCCGGCAAATTCCGAAAGTCAATTCCAGCATCTTTGATCATCCTTCCCAGTTCACGAGTAGTTATTACAGCATCCACGTTGGCCAATCCGTTATTATACATTTCAGGACGGATAATCTCGAATTTCTTGGCTGTGCAAGGCATTACCGAAACCATAAAAATAGATTTCGGATCAATGCCAACCTTCCCGGCAAAGTAAGATTTGGTCAATGCACCCAACATCATGTGAGGGGATTTGCAACTCGACAAATGGGCCAACTGATCAGGATATTGGTGTTCAACGTATTTTATCCAACCGGGACTACAACTTGTGATCATTGGAAGGACAGCAGTTTTCTCCCTCGAAGTAAATATGTTCTTTAACCTTTCAAGAAATTCAGAACCTTCCTCCATGATGGTGAGATCCGCTCCAAAATTGGTATCAAAAACATACTTGAAACCAATTTCATGCAAAGCTGAAGCCATTTTACCAGTCACCAATGTACCCGGTTCATAACCAAACAATTCTCCAAGTGTTGCGCGTACAGCCGGAGCTGTCTGAACAATCACAGTTTTTGATTTATCGTACAATGCTTCCCAGACCTGTTCTGTAGAGTCTTTCTCTTTCAAAGCCCCAACCGGACATACCAAAACACACTGACCGCAATTGGTACAGATTGATTCTCCTAAAAGTTCATCTTCCGATGGTCCGATGAATGTGGAAAAACCACGATGGTGGGGATTCATCAGACTAACTCCCTGAATCTGATTACATACCGTTACACACCGGCGACAAAGAATACATTTCGAACTATCACGAACAATCGATGGACTTGAATTATCAATAAAGTCTTTCGATTTTGCACCTTCATACTTATATTCATCAATTTGAATCAGATTGCCGAGTGCCTGTAACTCACAATTCTGGTTTCGCAGGCAAGTAAGGCAATTTCTGGGATGGTCGGAAAGCATCAGTTCATAAATTACTTTCCGCACATTGCGAACCCGCTCTGAATTGGTATAGATAACCATGCCCTCTTTCGCTTCAGTTATGCAGGATGCCATCAGATTTTTTGCACCATCAACCTCAACCACACAAATTCGGCAAGAACCAATCTTGTGCACGTTCTCCAGATAACATAAGTGAGGGATTATAATATTATTCTGCTTTGCAGCTTCAAAAATGGTAGTTCCCTCTTTTACCTGAATTGCTTTATTATTTATGACCAGATTTACCATAATGATTTACTTTTCAGGTGTTAAACGTCTTGAACAGCGTAAGCATCTCATTGATTCGGCAGTTGCATTCAGTTTATGGTAGCCCAGTCGCACTTCATCGAAACATCCTTCCCGCTCTTTCGGATCAAGAGATGGCATCTGAAAGCGCTCATGTTCAACCGTGATACCTTCATCAACCCCTCTTGTCGGAATTTTGATAGGCTCACCAATATTTAATGTTCCTGTTCCACCTAAATATTTATCGATGGATCGTGCTGCATTCTTACCATCAGCAATGGCAGTAATCACCACATCAGAACCACGGGCAATATCTCCTCCGGCAAAAATTCCGGGTTGCGTGGTCATCTGCGTTTCCTGATCAACGATAAATGCTCCCCAATCGGTAATTCCTACTTCTCCTTTTGGAATAAAAGGCAAGTCGGAATACTGGCTCACTGCCGGAATGGCCATATCTATATCCATCATAAACTTAGAGTTGAGCACCTCTATCGGTATTCGCCGTCCGTCTTTTCCAAACTTTACGGGCATCATTTTTACACATTCGATTCCTGTAACTTTGCCCTCTCCGAGAAAACGAACCGGAGCGACCAGCTCATGCACGATTACTCCTTCTTCTATCGCGTCTGCAATTTCTCTTTTATCGGCAGGCATCTCTTCCATTTTCCTTCTATAAAGAATATGCACCTCTTTTGCACCAAGACGAAGGGCTGATCTTGCAGCGTCAATGGCTGTATTTCCACCACCAATCACGGCAACGATACCTTTAACCTTGACCTTTTTATTCAGAGTAATGTCTGTCAGGAAATCAAGTCCGTGGTATACCCCACTTTTATCCTCTCCTTCAATGCCTATATTTCGGGAAAGCTGCGTGCCGGTTGCAATATATACCGCATCATATTTTGATTTCAGCTCATTGAACATGATGTCTTTTCCAACCTTCGTGTTATAAATGACATTTATTCCCGACTGAATAATTGAATCAATTTCCTTTCTTAATTCTTCTTTTGGCAACCTATACTCCGGAATTCCATAAGCCAGTATTCCTCCTGCAACACTTTTCTCCTCATAGATATCAACCGTATAACCAAGTCTTGCCAGGAAATATCCACAGGTAAGACCGGATGGGCCGGCACCAATGATACCCACCGATTTTCCGTTTTTTGGAAAATTAAGGTTCACCAACGGTTCACCCGAATTAAGCACATAATCGGCTGCATAACGTTTTAAATCAGCTATGGCTATTGGTTCGTCAATCTGAGCACGGCGGCATTTGCTCTCGCAGGGATGAGTACAAACCCTACCGCAAACAGATGGAAACGGGTTTTCCTGACGAATCAGGTTATAGGCATCACGCACCCTGCCTGCAGCAATCAAGGCAAGATAACCAGGTACATTAACTTTTGCAGGGCAAGCATTCTGGCAAGGAGCAAGGAATAGATTGCCGCAAACACCCGCACGGCAATACTGATGGCTGATATGCTCGTCATATTCTTGCCTGAAATACTTAATGGTACTAAGTACCGGATTAGGAGCCGTCTGACCTAAACCACAAATTGCAGAATCCTTAATTGCATTCCCCAATTCAATGAGCAGTTCCACATCGCCTTCTTTTCCTTCTCCACAGGTAATCCGTTCCAGAATTTCCAGCATCCGTTTTGTACCGATACGACATGGAACACATTTCCCGCACGATTCATCCTGGACAAAGTCCATAAAGAACCGCGCCATATCAACCATGCACGTATCCTCATCGGTACAGATCAAACCACCTGACCCCATAATGGCACCAAGCCGGGTCAGAGATTCGTAATCAATCGGAGTATTTAGATGTTCGGCCGTTAGGCAACCACCCGACGGACCTCCGGTCTGGGCCATTTTGAATAATTTTCCTCTTGGAATTCCTCCACCCACATCAAAAAGTATCTCACCAAGGGTTGTGCCCATAGGAACTTCGACCAATCCCTTGTGAACAATAGCTCCGGCAAGCGCAAATACCTTTGTTCCTTTACTTTTCTCAGTTCCAATGGATGAAAACCATCCTGCCCCTTTTAATATGATTTGGGCTATATTACCCAGTGTTTCTACATTATTGATTACCGTAGGCTTCCCAAACAAACCGCTTTGTACAGGGAATGGTGGCTTTTGCCGGGGTTCTCCCCTCCTTCCTTCCACTGATTCCATCAATGCAGTTTCTTCTCCACAAACAAAGGCTCCGGCTCCAATTCTTATCTCAATATCAAAACTAAAACTACTTCCAAGAATATTAACCCCAAGGAGCCCAAGTTCACGGGCTGACTTAATAGCTATTGTAAGTCTTTTAATCGCAATCGGATATTCAGCCCGGATATAAACTACTCCTTTGGAAGCGTCAATGGCATATCCGGCAATCAACATACCTTCGATTACCGAATGGGCATCTCCTTCAATCAAGCTGCGATCCATGAATGCCCCCGGATCTCCTTCATCGGCATTACAGATAAGATATTTCTGATCACTTTTTTCTTTGTTGGCCATTTCCCATTTTACGCCAGTCGGGAATCCAGCGCCGCCACGGCCACGCAACCCAGATTTTTTGATTTCGTCAATTATTTCAGTTGAAGTCATCGTAAGGGCTTTGGCCAATGCAAAATATCCATCATGAGCGATATACTCATCCACAGAAGCATAGTCAATGATTCCGCATTTTTGAAGTACAATCTTTTTCTGATGTTTAAAAAACGGGATATTATTTAAGTTAGGTATAATCTCGCCTGTTTCGCGATTTTTATAACAATATTTCTCAGCTATTCTCCCTTCTTTGATATGCTCGTTTACAATCTGTGAAGCGCATGCCGGATTAAGGTTGCAATATAATGTATTGCCCGGATTTATGATCAAGGTTGGTCCCAGTGTACAAGCGCCCATACACCCTGTCAGGTTTATCCTTACTTTCGGCTGAAGATGTTCATGTTCCAATGCCTGTTCAAAAGCTTCCTTAAATTTCTTGCAATCAGAGGAAATACACCCCGCCCCATAACAAATATGAGCAGTGAACTGAAATGTCTTTTCTTTATTCAGAAAATCATTTCTTATCGCTTCCAAGTCAGTGAGTGTATTGATTTTCATAGTTTTTTTGATTAGAGTTTTCCTAACCTATTTCAACATCCCCAGAATTCGCTTAATTCTGTTTGGATTCACTTGTTTATAAACCTTGCCATTGATGGTCATTGCCGGCGCAAGACCGCAGGAACCAATACAGCGCATTACAGTAAGCGAATACTTCCTGTCGTCGGTAGTTTCGCCCACATCTATGCCCAATTCATCTTTCAGTCTGTTCAGTACCTCCTTACCTCCACGAACATAGCAAGCCGTTCCCAAACATACAGAAATAGTATATTCCCCCTTTGGCTTAGTTGAAAAAAAAGAGTAAAACGTTAAAACGCTGTTTATCTTCGAAACAGACAGTTCCATTTCGTCGGCTATAAAGCTCTGCACTTCAGCAGGAAGGAAACCAAATATGGCCTGCGCCATATGCAAGATCTGAATCAGATTACTCTCTTTCCGATCGTAATCGTCAATCACATTTTTAAGAAGATTATATTTTTCTTCCTCTGTCAGCATGTGAACATTGCATGTTTGGTCTTCGGTTAACATCTGGATTATTATATTTATTTCCTTTTAATAAAATGTATTGAATCGCCATAATCATTGTACGCAATTTCTTCGCCAATCATTCTAATTCTCTTTTCGAGAAAGTTCAGACAATCATCAGTATCTTCATTAATACATGCTTTGTTATCATAAAGAAGATAGCTGCTTCTGTATTTTAGCGGTGTGAGGTTAGGCATCATAACATTTGCACCGGCTTTCAGTCCAGCCTCCCTCCCCAAAGGAACAATTGACTGAAGAGCTGTTGTCGATGCAATGTTTATATCCGGCATCATGATTCTTAAAACAGCAATCATGCGAATGGATAAATTAAACCGTTCCATTGCAGGCATCAGTAAATCTTTATGATTGTACAATGGCGTATCAGCATGTTCAAGATACGGCCCCATACCCACCATATCAATATTCCTTTCTTTTATAAACAATAAATCGTCTGTAAGGTTCTCAATTGTTTGAAAAGGCAGACCAATCATCACTCCGGTACCTGTCATATAGCCAGCCTTCTGAATATTTTCGAGACATTTCA encodes:
- the argR gene encoding arginine repressor; translated protein: MTNKSKRLDSIKMIISSKEIGSQEELLRELAKEGYELTQATLSRDLKQMKVAKAATTNGNYVYVLPNDTMYKRTVDIPSVGEMLLQNGFKSIDFSGNMAVIKTRPGYASSLAYDIDNREYKDIIGTIAGDDTILLVFRDGYSRNEIKQSLSHIIPNI
- a CDS encoding argininosuccinate synthase domain-containing protein; its protein translation is MKEKVVLAFSGGLDTSFCAKYLSEEKGYEVYTAVANTGGFSPEELKVIEEKAYKLGAVKHVTLDVTQEYYEKSIKYMVFGNVLRNGTYPISVSSERIFQAIAIINYAKEIKADAVAHGSTGAGNDQIRFDLTFDVLAPEIKIITPTRDMSLTREYEIEYLRKHGIEADFKKLEYSINKGLWGTSIGGKETLHSEQTLPEEAYPSQVTAQGTETLKLEFVEGQLHAVNGEVFENKVEAINKVEAIGSKYAIGRDMHIGDTIIGIKGRVAFEAAAPMLIINAHKMLEKHTLSKWQQYWKDQIGNWYGMFLHEAQYLEPVMRDCEAMLQSTQRNVTGTVSVILRPYSYTLVGVESSFDLVKTDFGDYGEVGKGWTAEDAKGFTKILSNPLRVYYANQKKNGK
- a CDS encoding GNAT family N-acetyltransferase is translated as MESNIEILVANESHIPYVDIILTTIEVAAKIRGTGIAKRSPEYIKQKMVEGKAIIALCEGDFAGFCYIETWSNKKFVANSGLIVVDKFRGHGLAKKIKRRAFELSRERFPEAKIFGLTTGLAVMKINSELGYVPVTFSELTTDEAFWKGCQSCVNYDILQRTGGTKCLCTGMLYDPSKHPEDPFNKKEDKESSENK
- a CDS encoding NAD(P)H-dependent oxidoreductase subunit E; this encodes MLTEDQTCNVHMLTEEEKYNLLKNVIDDYDRKESNLIQILHMAQAIFGFLPAEVQSFIADEMELSVSKINSVLTFYSFFSTKPKGEYTISVCLGTACYVRGGKEVLNRLKDELGIDVGETTDDRKYSLTVMRCIGSCGLAPAMTINGKVYKQVNPNRIKRILGMLK
- a CDS encoding NADH-ubiquinone oxidoreductase-F iron-sulfur binding region domain-containing protein → MKINTLTDLEAIRNDFLNKEKTFQFTAHICYGAGCISSDCKKFKEAFEQALEHEHLQPKVRINLTGCMGACTLGPTLIINPGNTLYCNLNPACASQIVNEHIKEGRIAEKYCYKNRETGEIIPNLNNIPFFKHQKKIVLQKCGIIDYASVDEYIAHDGYFALAKALTMTSTEIIDEIKKSGLRGRGGAGFPTGVKWEMANKEKSDQKYLICNADEGDPGAFMDRSLIEGDAHSVIEGMLIAGYAIDASKGVVYIRAEYPIAIKRLTIAIKSARELGLLGVNILGSSFSFDIEIRIGAGAFVCGEETALMESVEGRRGEPRQKPPFPVQSGLFGKPTVINNVETLGNIAQIILKGAGWFSSIGTEKSKGTKVFALAGAIVHKGLVEVPMGTTLGEILFDVGGGIPRGKLFKMAQTGGPSGGCLTAEHLNTPIDYESLTRLGAIMGSGGLICTDEDTCMVDMARFFMDFVQDESCGKCVPCRIGTKRMLEILERITCGEGKEGDVELLIELGNAIKDSAICGLGQTAPNPVLSTIKYFRQEYDEHISHQYCRAGVCGNLFLAPCQNACPAKVNVPGYLALIAAGRVRDAYNLIRQENPFPSVCGRVCTHPCESKCRRAQIDEPIAIADLKRYAADYVLNSGEPLVNLNFPKNGKSVGIIGAGPSGLTCGYFLARLGYTVDIYEEKSVAGGILAYGIPEYRLPKEELRKEIDSIIQSGINVIYNTKVGKDIMFNELKSKYDAVYIATGTQLSRNIGIEGEDKSGVYHGLDFLTDITLNKKVKVKGIVAVIGGGNTAIDAARSALRLGAKEVHILYRRKMEEMPADKREIADAIEEGVIVHELVAPVRFLGEGKVTGIECVKMMPVKFGKDGRRIPIEVLNSKFMMDIDMAIPAVSQYSDLPFIPKGEVGITDWGAFIVDQETQMTTQPGIFAGGDIARGSDVVITAIADGKNAARSIDKYLGGTGTLNIGEPIKIPTRGVDEGITVEHERFQMPSLDPKEREGCFDEVRLGYHKLNATAESMRCLRCSRRLTPEK
- a CDS encoding NADH-dependent [FeFe] hydrogenase, group A6; translation: MVNLVINNKAIQVKEGTTIFEAAKQNNIIIPHLCYLENVHKIGSCRICVVEVDGAKNLMASCITEAKEGMVIYTNSERVRNVRKVIYELMLSDHPRNCLTCLRNQNCELQALGNLIQIDEYKYEGAKSKDFIDNSSPSIVRDSSKCILCRRCVTVCNQIQGVSLMNPHHRGFSTFIGPSEDELLGESICTNCGQCVLVCPVGALKEKDSTEQVWEALYDKSKTVIVQTAPAVRATLGELFGYEPGTLVTGKMASALHEIGFKYVFDTNFGADLTIMEEGSEFLERLKNIFTSREKTAVLPMITSCSPGWIKYVEHQYPDQLAHLSSCKSPHMMLGALTKSYFAGKVGIDPKSIFMVSVMPCTAKKFEIIRPEMYNNGLANVDAVITTRELGRMIKDAGIDFRNLPDGKFDSPLGLSSGAADIFGTTGGVMEAALRTVYELVTGRELPTEKLHLKPLIGLKRIKTAELKIEKTLPEFRFLEGVTLKVAVTSGLIGAAELMEDIKKGTSSYHFIEVMGCPGGCISGGGQPRPVNDAIRMRRLEAIYREDEGKALRKSHENEDIKTLYRDFLGAPLGHKSHELLHTVYTPRNKK